TCCGGGGGACGGCCGAGGAACTCCAGGATCGCCTGGTTGGTCTCGTCGGGTGTCTCCCACATCGGCATATGACCGCTGTCTTTGATCACGACCAGTTCGGAATCCCGAATTGAGGCGTGGAGCTGCTTCCCAACCTCCACAGGAAACAGTTCGTCCTGGTCGCCCCAGATGATCAGCGTCGGCTTGCGCAAGGTCGCCAGCGCGTCGGCATACCGGGCAACCTCATCAGCGTAGCGCACTGTAGAGGCCATGACCCTGGCGGTCCCAGTCATGCGACCGATCCGATGCTGCCGTTCGACCACGGTCTCAGTGATCAGTCGATCGTTATAGACGACCTGCATGAGCGCCACCCGCACCATGCCTCGAGTCCGTAATGCGACGGCCAGGTATGGTAATAGGGGGACGTGTCGGATCGCGAGGAACCAGCGAAAGAGGCGATTGCGAACCGCGGGAACCACCTGCGGGGGAATGCTATCAATCAGGACAAGCTTGTCAACCCGATCGGGATGAGTGAGGGCGAACGCCCAGGCGATTCCCCCACCCATTGAGTTGCCGGTCAGGCTGGCACGTCTCACACCGAGTCGGTCCATGAACTGCCGAATCATACCGATAAAAAGCGACGGCGTGTAGTCGACCCTCGGCCGATCGGAATAGCCGTATCCGAGGAGATCTGGGATGTACAGGCGATACCTCTTTGACAGCGCCGCCACCTGCCTTTCCCACATCCAGACCTCTCCTCCAAAGCCGTGAAGCAATAGAAGCGGCGGGCCCTCGCCGGTTACCGCATAAAAGATCATCCCCTCATCGATCTTCGCCAGTCGTAGTTCAAGGGTCGGATTCCAGTCAAAGGCAGTCGGACGGATGATCGGCCGAGTGCGGGCCATCGTTATGTCGTTCACACCTACGGAAAGCTTATTCACGCCGGCCCCCCACTTTTCTCCTCTCGGACGGCTGTCACAATTTACCTACGTAAGGCAAAGGAGAAAGAAACAACTTGTCAGCCTTACGGAAATCTATTATCATTAGTAGGATCTCTTGTCCACCTTCTCCTGCGTGGACCTCCGCCAAACGATGCCCTTATTCATGCCGGTTCTGTTGCTTCGGTCGACCCTCTTTGGGATGCTGATCGCATCTCAGCTCTATCTCTTTGTGAGAGGCGATCGGGCGTTGCGACAATCCCGATGGAGCCCACGGCGCCAAAAGCTGCTCCGGCATGCCCTGAAGGGATTCTTCGTCTCGATCTTCATCATTTATATCACTTTTCTGTCCCGATGGGTCAAGGCGGATCATCCCTCTCCGTTAATCCTGTATGCGCTGATCTATCCGACCGCCATCTGGAGCTTCGGATCGCTGTTCTCGGCACTGTTGCTGCTCTTGGCTAAACTGAGCGGCTATTGCGCCAGATGGCTCCGTTCCAGGGGTGCCGAGCAGACTGAAGCGTCCGAGTCGCCGCCTGACCTCTCGCGCAGGATGTTTCTACAAACCTCACTGGGCGCGCTGGCCGCAACTCCCATCTTGATCTCCGGCTATGGGGCATCCTATGCAAGCAATGGATGGGAGGTTGAGGAGGTACGTCTTTCACTCCGCTCCCCCCATCCTTTTGATCCCCCGCTGAAGGTGGTCCAGGTCTCCGACATCCACTCCGGCCTCTTTATGACTCCCGTCCAGATGCGTCATTATGCCGAGGCGATCCGGCAGCTTGAGCCTGACCTATTCGTACTCACGGGAGATTTCATCTCCAACTCGGCAGCCGACTTGCCCCCCTGTATCGAGGAAATCGCACAAGTGGAGAGCCGATATGGGAGTTTCGCCGTCCTTGGAAATCATGAACATTGGTATGGGGAGTCCGATAAGATCATCGCGGCCTTTGAAAGCGCGGGCATCTCAATGCTACACAATGCCCATCGGGTCTTGGAGACCGATCGCGGTCCCATTGCCATTGCAGGCATCGACGATCTGCGCGACGGCCGGCCCAATCTTAGCCGAGCGCTGGATGGCCTGAATCCGGCGCTTCCAACAATTCTACTGTCTCATCGTCCCGAGATCTTTCCGCGAGCTGCCGTTCGCAACATCGCACTCACCTTATCCGGCCATTACCATGGGGGACAGGTCAAAGTGAATGTGCTCGGGCTGAGCATCAGCCCAGCTCACCTGCTGAGCCCTTACCCCGAAGGTCTATACCGTCTCAGGAATTCCCACCTGTATGTCAACCGTGGCCTTGGAACCACCGGGACCCCTGTCCGCGTTAACGCCCGTCCTGAGATCACCCTCTTCCATCTGACATAGTGACTGATGACCACGAAGGAGCAATGAGGTACGCGGAGGATCGGCACAAGGGGAGTCGCGGCGCAGACTGGAAGGGTCTGGGGTCACTCTTTAGCGCAAGACCGTTATCTCGCCAGCAGCATCTTGAGCGAAACAAGCAATAAGGCTATCCCGAACAGTTTTTCCAACACCGGGCTAGATAAGCTCGTCGCAAGCTTGGCGCCCAACAGCCCCCCTAAGAAGAAACCCACGCATATCAAACTTGCTATTCGAAGGTCCACATACCCTTCTTTGTAGTACGTCCAGGCAGCTAATAGACCGATGGGCGGCACCAGGAGTGCCAACGTTGTCCCTTGAGCCTGATGCTGTGATAGCCCGAACAGAAAAACCAGCGCAGGAACAATGATGATTCCTCCGCCGATACCGATCAGTCCGCTAAAGATTCCTGCCACCAAGCCTAAGAATGAAT
Above is a genomic segment from Candidatus Methylomirabilis tolerans containing:
- a CDS encoding sulfite exporter TauE/SafE family protein, producing MTDILLYSFLGLVAGIFSGLIGIGGGIIIVPALVFLFGLSQHQAQGTTLALLVPPIGLLAAWTYYKEGYVDLRIASLICVGFFLGGLLGAKLATSLSSPVLEKLFGIALLLVSLKMLLAR
- a CDS encoding alpha/beta hydrolase codes for the protein MARTRPIIRPTAFDWNPTLELRLAKIDEGMIFYAVTGEGPPLLLLHGFGGEVWMWERQVAALSKRYRLYIPDLLGYGYSDRPRVDYTPSLFIGMIRQFMDRLGVRRASLTGNSMGGGIAWAFALTHPDRVDKLVLIDSIPPQVVPAVRNRLFRWFLAIRHVPLLPYLAVALRTRGMVRVALMQVVYNDRLITETVVERQHRIGRMTGTARVMASTVRYADEVARYADALATLRKPTLIIWGDQDELFPVEVGKQLHASIRDSELVVIKDSGHMPMWETPDETNQAILEFLGRPP
- a CDS encoding metallophosphoesterase, producing MPVLLLRSTLFGMLIASQLYLFVRGDRALRQSRWSPRRQKLLRHALKGFFVSIFIIYITFLSRWVKADHPSPLILYALIYPTAIWSFGSLFSALLLLLAKLSGYCARWLRSRGAEQTEASESPPDLSRRMFLQTSLGALAATPILISGYGASYASNGWEVEEVRLSLRSPHPFDPPLKVVQVSDIHSGLFMTPVQMRHYAEAIRQLEPDLFVLTGDFISNSAADLPPCIEEIAQVESRYGSFAVLGNHEHWYGESDKIIAAFESAGISMLHNAHRVLETDRGPIAIAGIDDLRDGRPNLSRALDGLNPALPTILLSHRPEIFPRAAVRNIALTLSGHYHGGQVKVNVLGLSISPAHLLSPYPEGLYRLRNSHLYVNRGLGTTGTPVRVNARPEITLFHLT